Proteins from one Lachnospiraceae bacterium KGMB03038 genomic window:
- a CDS encoding helix-turn-helix domain-containing protein, producing the protein MSRLLPYETILKAREGDPEAVNAVLLHYAGYIRYFSKVNGQVNAEVEDYVKQRLIDCQFKFRLDEPPDKS; encoded by the coding sequence ATGAGTAGACTTCTCCCCTATGAAACAATCCTCAAAGCCCGTGAGGGCGACCCAGAAGCCGTGAACGCTGTCCTGCTCCACTACGCCGGATATATCCGCTATTTCTCAAAAGTGAACGGGCAGGTCAACGCCGAGGTGGAGGACTATGTAAAGCAGCGGTTAATTGACTGTCAATTCAAGTTCCGGCTTGACGAACCACCGGACAAGTCATAA
- a CDS encoding class I SAM-dependent methyltransferase translates to MEYSKEDLMEAKKQIWGVGENMGTEESKKIWEENAQFWDNAMGDESNEFHREVVRPKVTELLSPNPADYILDIACGNGNYSSYLAQRGASVVAFDYSKKMIELAKRRQSQYAKQIEFCVADATDRKSILELKRNRAFTKAVSNMAIMDITDIEPLLMAVYELLQESGIFVFATQHPCFVTLTEKYMTPHSYYDIAIEGQPKEQIYYHRSIQDIFNLCFRAGFVIDGFYEECFKTNKEIPMVMIVRLKKVKRDSLK, encoded by the coding sequence ATGGAATATAGTAAGGAAGATTTAATGGAAGCAAAAAAGCAAATTTGGGGAGTGGGAGAGAACATGGGAACAGAGGAAAGTAAAAAAATCTGGGAGGAGAACGCACAATTTTGGGATAATGCAATGGGTGACGAATCTAATGAATTTCACAGAGAGGTAGTGCGTCCCAAAGTAACGGAACTTCTATCTCCTAATCCTGCGGATTACATTTTGGATATTGCGTGTGGCAATGGAAATTATTCTTCGTATCTTGCACAAAGAGGCGCTTCGGTTGTCGCTTTTGATTACAGCAAAAAAATGATAGAATTGGCTAAAAGACGGCAATCACAATATGCAAAACAAATTGAATTTTGTGTGGCGGATGCGACCGATAGAAAAAGTATATTAGAATTAAAAAGAAATCGAGCCTTTACGAAAGCAGTTTCTAATATGGCAATTATGGATATTACGGATATTGAACCACTTCTTATGGCTGTTTATGAACTGTTGCAGGAAAGCGGAATTTTTGTCTTTGCAACGCAACACCCTTGTTTTGTCACGTTGACTGAAAAATATATGACACCGCACAGTTACTATGATATAGCGATTGAAGGGCAACCGAAAGAGCAGATTTATTATCATCGTTCCATACAAGATATTTTTAACCTTTGTTTTAGAGCTGGATTTGTCATTGATGGATTTTATGAAGAATGTTTTAAAACCAACAAAGAAATTCCTATGGTAATGATAGTAAGGCTTAAGAAGGTAAAACGTGATAGCTTAAAATAA
- a CDS encoding sigma-70 family RNA polymerase sigma factor, with amino-acid sequence MTDQIAYQEYIQRRYNAFCKTVIRCAALDKILKLKRQWERQVSLDYLMNEKFVQFAASEPDEEYPFTVCGQTVLLCNAALADAISVLPEQTREEILRYYFLRQPQRVIGACIGRSRSTAGRHIQLALQRLREEMGVSRYE; translated from the coding sequence ATGACCGACCAGATAGCCTATCAAGAATATATCCAGCGCAGGTACAACGCCTTTTGCAAGACTGTTATCCGCTGTGCCGCCTTGGACAAGATTTTGAAGCTTAAACGGCAATGGGAACGGCAAGTTTCCCTTGACTATCTGATGAACGAGAAGTTTGTCCAGTTTGCCGCGTCGGAGCCGGACGAGGAATACCCATTTACCGTCTGCGGTCAGACCGTCCTGCTCTGCAACGCCGCCCTTGCCGACGCGATCTCTGTTTTGCCGGAGCAGACGCGGGAAGAAATCCTGCGCTATTACTTTCTGCGCCAGCCGCAGCGCGTGATCGGCGCGTGTATTGGCCGGTCACGCAGCACAGCGGGGCGGCATATCCAGCTTGCCTTGCAGCGGCTACGCGAAGAAATGGGGGTGAGCCGGTATGAGTAG